The following is a genomic window from Leclercia sp. AS011.
GGCACCCTGTCGATGACCATTCAGGCGATGCTGCGTGGCGGTACGCGTCCGATCACCCTGGTGCCGATCTACATCGGTTACGAGCACGTGATGGAAGTGGGTACCTACGCCAAAGAGCTGCGCGGTGCCACCAAAGAGAAAGAGAGCCTGCTGCAGATGCTGCGCGGTCTGAGCAAGCTGCGTAATCTCGGCCAGGGCTATGTCAACTTCGGCGAACCTATGCCGCTGATGACTTACCTGAATCACCGTGTGCCGGAGTGGCGCGAGTCCATCGATCCAATCGAAGCGGTGCGTCCGGCCTGGCTGACGCCGACGGTCAACGCCATTGCTGCCGATCTGATGGTGCGTATTAACAACGCCGGGGCGGCCAACGCCATGAACCTGTGTTGTACCGCCCTGCTGGCCTCTCGCCAGCGCTCGCTCACCCGCGAGCAGCTGACCGAGCAGCTCAACTGCTATCTGAATCTGATGCGCAACGTGCCCTACGCGGCAGATTCTACGGTACCGACCGCCAGCGCCAGCGAGCTGATCGAGCACGCGCTGCAGATGAACAAGTTCGAGGTCGAGAAGGACACCATTGGCGATATCATCATTCTGCCGCGCGAGCAGGCGGTACTGATGACCTACTACCGCAACAACATTGCGCACATGCTGATGCTGCCTTCGCTGATGGCCGCCATCATTACCCAGCATCGCCAGATCACCCGTCAGGCACTGCTGGAGCATGTTACTGCCCTCTATCCGATGCTGAAAGCCGAGCTGTTCCTGCGCTGGAGCAACGAGGAGCTGGCAGAGGTGCTGGATCAGCAGATTGCAGAGCTGACCCGCCAGGGACTGATTTCGCACAAAGATGACGCTCTGCTGATCAATCCATCCCGGGCCCGCACGCTGCAGTTGCTGGCGGCGGGTGCACGCGAAACCATACAGCGCTACGCCATTACTTTCTGGCTGCTGAGCGCCAACCCGTCGATCAACCGCGGTACGCTGGAGAAAGAGAGCCGCACCCTGGCACAGCGTCTGTCGATGCTGCACGGCATCAACGCGCCGGAATTCTTCGACAAAGCGGTGTTCAGTTCGCTGGTGTTAACGCTGCGCGACGAAGGGTATATCAGTGACAGTGGTGATGCCGAGCCGGAAGAGACGATGAAGGTGTACCAGATGCTGGCAGACCTGATTACCTCCGACGTGCGCTTAACGATTGAGAGCGCGACGCAGGGGGAATAGTGCGTAAAAATGCCGGGTGGCGGCTCCGCCGTACCCGGCCTACGATACAGAACCTGTAGGCCCGGTAAGCGCCAGCGCCACCGGGCATTTTTTTATGCCCAGTAACTCACCGCAAGGCCGAGGAACAATACCAGCCCGACATAGTTATTGTTCAAAAAGGCTTTAAAACAGGCGTCGCGCTCGCGGTTGGCGATAAGCTTCTGCTGGTAGATAAACAGTACCCCTGCCGCCGCAACCGCCGCGTAAAAGGCTCCGTTCAGCTGGTTCAGGTAACCAATCGCCACCATCAGCCCCAGCACCGCCACCTGCAAAATCCCGATGATCAGCTTGTCCTGACGGCCAAACAGAATGGCGGTAGATTTGATACCAATCTTCAGGTCATCGTCCCGGTCGACCATTGCGTACTGGGTATCGTAAGCCACCGCCCAGAGGATGTTGGCAAGGAACATCAGCCAGCAGCTCAAGGGTACGCTTTCGCTGACGGCGGCAAACGCCATCGGGATCGACCAGCCAAAGGCCGCCCCCAGCACCACCTGCGGCAGATGGGTGTAGCGCTTCATAAACGGATACACCCAGGCCAGCGCCAGCGCGGCTACCGAGAGCAGGATGGTCATGGTGTTCAGGGTCAGCACCAGCAGGAACGACAGCAGGACCAGCACTATAAACAGCGTGCGTGCCTCTTTCTCGGTGACATCGCCGCTCGGCAGCGGGCGATTCGCGGTGCGTTTCACATGGCCATCAAACTTACGGTCGGCATAGTCGTTGACGACGCAGCCTGCCGCGCGCATCAACCAGACGCCCGCCACAAACACCGCCAGGATCCACAGCGGCGGCAGCCCGGGGGTGGCTACCCACAGCGCCCACAGGGTCGGCCACAGCAGCAGCAACGCCCCGATCGGCTTGTCGGTGCGCATCAGGCGGTGGTACGCCAGCAGCTTGTTCTGCGTCAGACTCCACTCCATTTTCTCTTCCTCTTAGTACAGCGGCGACGCCGGTAAAAACAGCTCGGTCAGCATCAGGGGTTTACCACTCAAGCGCAGGCGGGAACGGCGTCCCCACAGCCCGGCATCGCGACCAATTTCAATAAAATCACGGGTCAGCTCGGAGGAGGTGAACAGATAACGCCCCAGCGGAGTTGTGCCCATCTGCTGTAGCGCCAGCTCCGGCCCGGTGAGGGTGGACTCGGGTACCACGGTGCGTCCGGCCAGCCACGGCTCGCCGTCGGCACAGAGCAGGATCTCACGCAGCCAGTAGCGCGCCTCTTTCGGCAGCAACGGCAGTTCATCCGCGACCGCGTCAGGCGTGACAAATCCCTCCTGAATGAGGGTGACGGTGACCTTTTTGCCCTGCTGCTCAAAACGTTTGGTCATGGAATCTTCCAGCAGCAGCCAGTCGAGCTGCTCCGGTTCCAGCGCAGGGATTTCGTCAAAATAACGCAGCGCGCGCAGAAGCAAAAGCGCGGGGTGTGACATGCCAGACTCTCCGATACATAACGTGAAGCTATTGTATCGCAGAAACGCAGAATGGGGGCGGGCAAACGTGAACTAGCGAACATTATCGCAACAGAGATGCAACAGCGGCAGACCGTGCAAAAAAAGTGCGCCCGTAAGGGCGCACCAAACTACTGACAAAATCAGCACTGTGGGGAGACGGTCACCCCTTGCCTTTTACACTGCTGATAAAGGTGGAACGGGCAGTGGTCGAGCCTAAGCGCTCGGCTTCATCAAGGAGTTTCAGCGCCTTGTCGACGTCGCCTTTATCAACGGCCTGTTTGATGGCCTGATTGAAGTAGGTTTCGGTGTCGTTAAGCACCGGCGCGCTCTTCTTCGCGGCAACCGGGGCAGCTACAGGGGCAGCAGCGGTAGCCGGTGCGGCGACTGGCGCGGCATAGACCGGAGCAGGTGCGGCGGTATTACCCACGGTGACCGGGCCGGTGCCGGAGGAGCCAAACAGCGGGCCAACCAGCACGCTGGAGGCGTTGTTGGTGGAGACTTTCAGCTTCAGCTCACCCTCGGTGACGTGGCGGGCAAGCGGGTCCGGGATATCCGGCACGGCATTGCCGGTACCTTTGGCATAGGCTTTTGCCGGATTGATCAGTTTGGTGGTTTGCTGCAGATCTTTATCGGTAGTAAACACCAGCACATAGAGTTTTTGCTGGCCCAGCGCAGGAGTCAGGCGCATCACCCCTTCCAGACGGTCAGCGCTCATCACGCCCGGCTCTTGGTAGGTGAAGTATTCGCTCGGGAAGTAGGCTGATGGCGTCAGGTTCTGATCCAGAATCAACACGTTCGGCGCAAATACGCTGGTTTGTTTGTTCACAATACTGGTCAGCGTCAGGGTGATTTCACCGATATTGGCCGGCACGCTGTAGGCGGCTACCGGGCCGGCGATCCCCGGCACATTCAAGGACTGACCGCCGGTAGAAAGCTGGGTGGTCTGGGCTTTAGACTGGTCGACAGGCGTCCAGACCAGCTGTTGCAGCGCGGCTGCCGGGACAGCAGGTGCGGCGCTGGTGTTTTGCGGAACAAAGTTAACGTCAGCGAGAGTGATGGCAGGCATACTTGCCAGCAACCCTGCTGAGAGGCACAGCGCGACGAGACTTTTCTTCATTTTCATTGTTATTACCTCAGATAGCACAAGTACTGCGGTGGCCAGGCAATAGCGCGCAGGACTCTATGAAGAGAGGGGCTTGCGCCCCTCTTTT
Proteins encoded in this region:
- the plsB gene encoding glycerol-3-phosphate 1-O-acyltransferase PlsB, which encodes MSGWPRIYYKLLNLPLSVLVKSKSIPAVPTLELGLDTSRPIMYVLPYNSKADLLTLRAQCLAHDLPDPLEPLEIDGTQLPRYIFIHGGPRVFTWYTPKEESIKLFHDYLDLHRSNPLLDVQMVPVSVMFGRRPGRDKGEENPPLRMLNGVQKFFAVNWLGRDSFVRFSPSVSLRRMADEHGTDKTIAQKLARVARMHFARQRLAAVGPRLPARQDLFNKLLASKAIARAVEDEARSKKISHEKAQQNAIALMEEIAANFSYEMIRLSDRILSFTWNRLYQGINVHNAERVRQLAHDGHEIVYVPCHRSHMDYLLLSYVLYHQGLVPPHIAAGINLNFWPAGPIFRRLGAFFIRRTFKGNKLYSTVFREYLGELFSRGYSVEYFVEGGRSRTGRLLDPKTGTLSMTIQAMLRGGTRPITLVPIYIGYEHVMEVGTYAKELRGATKEKESLLQMLRGLSKLRNLGQGYVNFGEPMPLMTYLNHRVPEWRESIDPIEAVRPAWLTPTVNAIAADLMVRINNAGAANAMNLCCTALLASRQRSLTREQLTEQLNCYLNLMRNVPYAADSTVPTASASELIEHALQMNKFEVEKDTIGDIIILPREQAVLMTYYRNNIAHMLMLPSLMAAIITQHRQITRQALLEHVTALYPMLKAELFLRWSNEELAEVLDQQIAELTRQGLISHKDDALLINPSRARTLQLLAAGARETIQRYAITFWLLSANPSINRGTLEKESRTLAQRLSMLHGINAPEFFDKAVFSSLVLTLRDEGYISDSGDAEPEETMKVYQMLADLITSDVRLTIESATQGE
- the ubiA gene encoding 4-hydroxybenzoate octaprenyltransferase codes for the protein MEWSLTQNKLLAYHRLMRTDKPIGALLLLWPTLWALWVATPGLPPLWILAVFVAGVWLMRAAGCVVNDYADRKFDGHVKRTANRPLPSGDVTEKEARTLFIVLVLLSFLLVLTLNTMTILLSVAALALAWVYPFMKRYTHLPQVVLGAAFGWSIPMAFAAVSESVPLSCWLMFLANILWAVAYDTQYAMVDRDDDLKIGIKSTAILFGRQDKLIIGILQVAVLGLMVAIGYLNQLNGAFYAAVAAAGVLFIYQQKLIANRERDACFKAFLNNNYVGLVLFLGLAVSYWA
- the ubiC gene encoding chorismate lyase, which translates into the protein MSHPALLLLRALRYFDEIPALEPEQLDWLLLEDSMTKRFEQQGKKVTVTLIQEGFVTPDAVADELPLLPKEARYWLREILLCADGEPWLAGRTVVPESTLTGPELALQQMGTTPLGRYLFTSSELTRDFIEIGRDAGLWGRRSRLRLSGKPLMLTELFLPASPLY
- the malM gene encoding maltose operon protein MalM, with the protein product MKMKKSLVALCLSAGLLASMPAITLADVNFVPQNTSAAPAVPAAALQQLVWTPVDQSKAQTTQLSTGGQSLNVPGIAGPVAAYSVPANIGEITLTLTSIVNKQTSVFAPNVLILDQNLTPSAYFPSEYFTYQEPGVMSADRLEGVMRLTPALGQQKLYVLVFTTDKDLQQTTKLINPAKAYAKGTGNAVPDIPDPLARHVTEGELKLKVSTNNASSVLVGPLFGSSGTGPVTVGNTAAPAPVYAAPVAAPATAAAPVAAPVAAKKSAPVLNDTETYFNQAIKQAVDKGDVDKALKLLDEAERLGSTTARSTFISSVKGKG